Proteins encoded by one window of Myxococcales bacterium:
- the secA gene encoding preprotein translocase subunit SecA, with the protein MGFLEKLFGSRNQREVKKLQPRVVKIGELEASMKAESDAELKALTGELRGKLDNGATLDDILVETFALVREGGRRALGMRHYDVQLIGGMVLHSGRIAEMRTGEGKTLVATLPLFLNALAGKGVHLVTVNDYLARRDAEWMGRLYGFLGLSTGVVVHGLDDYERQRSYNSDITYGQNNEFGFDYLRDNMKEAPDRMVQRPLNYAVVDEVDSILIDEARTPLIISGRSEDSADWYGKVDKMIPRLKREVDYTVDEKAHSAMLTDEGVERIEKLLAVDNLYDVKNLHLNHHVSQALRAHALYKRDVNYLIEDGKVVIIDEFTGRKMPGRRWSDGLHQAIEAKEGVDVEEENQTVATVTFQNYFRMYKKLSGMTGTADTEATEFHQIYKLDVTVIPTNKPIVRKDLPDLVYKNEKGKFKAVLADIEDCHKRGQPVLVGTISVEKSEVLAQLLRDNEIPFNVLNAKQHQREAGIVAQAGRKGSVTISTNMAGRGTDILLGGNAEFMAKEKLNAERQKVAEDAAAAAAARPEPDPATGEAAEAPDGDPYRGSTQPAFDEEATLKAYLAEYKTACEAEREEVLAAGGLKIIGTERHESRRIDNQLRGRAGRQGDPGVSRFYLSLEDDLLRIFGLDRMSGLMERLGLEEDVPIESGMVTRSIEGAQKKVEGRNFDQRKNVLEYDDVMNQQRKTIYALRKAVLEGKYSPEPSEDEEKRGVVLPEIVESGDWTIPTLSEQIKDKLAEQVDLVLQKVADRDAKAAAGEPQSDVRPAWRVLRSELWRQHGALLDVEKKVDGPRPALHEFVTTMIAKSLIQQRERIYDLCEGLIDASIQQFCSTDKPDDEWDLDGLEEALEEQFACEFELEHGNRQELAASAWKIVEGRLHAREDEMSRSWLMYFARRFFLEEIDNQWVEHLKSMDALREGIGLQGYGQKDPKKEYKKIGFEMFQDMMVHISSNVGTKLFRVEIQRDEEAVPVLQAARRQVVEAGAAGKVDEGEQLMAAVARAKAARGRAAQVPGKAAQQARAADPEAKVETVRRDKPKVGRNDPCPCGSGKKYKKCHGKDEAEAAAE; encoded by the coding sequence ATGGGATTCCTCGAGAAACTCTTCGGCAGTCGGAACCAGCGCGAGGTCAAGAAGCTCCAGCCCCGGGTGGTGAAGATCGGCGAGCTCGAGGCGTCGATGAAGGCCGAGTCGGACGCCGAGCTGAAGGCGCTGACCGGCGAGCTCCGGGGCAAGCTCGACAACGGCGCGACGCTCGATGACATCCTGGTCGAGACCTTCGCGCTGGTGCGCGAGGGCGGCCGGCGCGCGCTGGGCATGCGCCACTACGACGTCCAGCTGATCGGCGGCATGGTGCTGCACAGCGGGCGCATCGCCGAGATGCGCACCGGCGAGGGCAAGACCCTGGTCGCGACCCTGCCGCTGTTCTTGAACGCGCTGGCCGGCAAGGGCGTCCACCTGGTCACGGTCAACGACTACCTGGCCCGGCGCGACGCCGAGTGGATGGGGCGGCTCTACGGCTTCCTCGGCCTGTCGACCGGCGTCGTGGTCCACGGCCTCGACGACTACGAGCGCCAGCGCTCGTACAACAGCGACATCACCTACGGCCAGAACAACGAGTTCGGCTTCGACTACCTGCGCGACAACATGAAGGAGGCGCCCGACCGGATGGTCCAGCGCCCGCTCAACTACGCGGTCGTCGACGAGGTCGACTCGATCCTCATCGACGAGGCCCGCACGCCGCTGATCATCTCGGGTCGGTCCGAGGACTCGGCCGACTGGTACGGCAAGGTCGACAAGATGATCCCGCGCCTCAAGCGCGAGGTCGACTACACCGTCGACGAGAAGGCCCACTCGGCCATGCTCACCGACGAGGGCGTCGAGCGGATCGAGAAGCTGCTCGCCGTCGACAACCTCTACGACGTCAAGAACCTGCACCTGAACCACCACGTCAGCCAGGCGCTGCGCGCCCACGCGCTCTACAAGCGCGACGTCAACTACCTGATCGAGGACGGCAAGGTCGTCATCATCGACGAGTTCACTGGCCGCAAGATGCCGGGCCGGCGCTGGTCCGACGGCCTGCACCAGGCGATCGAGGCCAAGGAGGGCGTCGACGTCGAGGAAGAGAACCAGACCGTCGCCACGGTGACGTTCCAGAACTACTTCCGCATGTACAAGAAGCTGTCGGGCATGACCGGCACCGCCGACACCGAGGCGACCGAGTTCCACCAGATCTACAAGCTCGACGTCACGGTCATCCCGACCAACAAGCCGATCGTCCGCAAGGACCTGCCCGACCTCGTCTACAAGAACGAGAAGGGCAAGTTCAAGGCGGTGCTGGCTGACATCGAGGACTGCCACAAGCGCGGCCAGCCGGTGCTGGTCGGCACGATCTCGGTCGAGAAGTCCGAGGTGCTGGCCCAGCTCCTGCGCGACAACGAGATCCCGTTCAACGTGCTCAACGCCAAGCAGCACCAGCGCGAGGCCGGCATCGTCGCCCAGGCCGGCCGCAAGGGCTCGGTCACGATCTCGACCAACATGGCCGGCCGCGGCACCGACATCTTGCTCGGCGGCAACGCCGAGTTCATGGCCAAGGAGAAGCTCAACGCCGAGCGCCAGAAGGTGGCCGAGGACGCGGCCGCGGCCGCGGCGGCCCGGCCCGAGCCCGACCCGGCCACCGGCGAGGCCGCCGAGGCGCCCGACGGCGACCCCTACCGCGGCTCGACCCAGCCGGCCTTCGACGAGGAGGCCACGCTCAAGGCGTACCTGGCCGAGTACAAGACCGCGTGCGAGGCCGAGCGCGAGGAGGTGCTCGCCGCCGGCGGTCTCAAGATCATCGGCACCGAGCGCCACGAGTCGCGCCGCATCGACAACCAGCTGCGCGGCCGCGCCGGTCGCCAGGGCGACCCCGGCGTGTCGCGGTTCTACCTGTCCCTCGAGGACGACCTGCTGCGCATCTTCGGGCTCGATCGCATGAGCGGGCTGATGGAGCGGCTCGGCCTCGAGGAGGACGTGCCGATCGAGAGCGGCATGGTCACCCGCTCGATCGAGGGCGCCCAGAAGAAGGTCGAGGGCCGCAACTTCGATCAGCGCAAGAACGTCCTCGAGTACGACGACGTGATGAACCAGCAGCGCAAGACCATCTACGCGCTGCGCAAGGCCGTGCTCGAGGGCAAGTACAGCCCGGAGCCGTCCGAGGACGAGGAGAAGCGCGGCGTCGTCCTGCCCGAGATCGTCGAGAGCGGCGACTGGACGATCCCGACGCTGTCGGAGCAGATCAAGGACAAGCTGGCCGAGCAGGTCGACCTGGTCCTGCAGAAGGTGGCCGACCGCGACGCCAAGGCCGCGGCCGGCGAGCCCCAGAGCGACGTGCGCCCGGCGTGGCGGGTGCTGCGGTCCGAGCTGTGGCGCCAGCACGGCGCGCTGCTCGACGTCGAGAAGAAGGTCGACGGGCCGCGCCCGGCGCTGCACGAGTTCGTGACCACCATGATCGCGAAGTCGCTGATCCAGCAGCGCGAGCGGATCTACGACCTGTGCGAGGGCCTGATCGACGCGTCGATCCAGCAGTTCTGCTCGACCGACAAGCCCGACGACGAGTGGGATCTCGACGGCCTCGAGGAGGCGCTCGAGGAGCAGTTCGCGTGCGAGTTCGAGCTCGAGCACGGCAACCGCCAGGAGCTGGCGGCGAGCGCGTGGAAGATCGTCGAGGGGCGCCTGCACGCGCGCGAGGACGAGATGTCGCGCTCGTGGCTCATGTACTTCGCGCGCCGGTTCTTCCTCGAGGAGATCGACAACCAGTGGGTCGAGCACCTCAAGTCGATGGACGCCCTGCGCGAGGGCATCGGCCTGCAGGGCTACGGCCAGAAGGACCCGAAGAAGGAGTACAAGAAGATCGGGTTCGAGATGTTCCAGGACATGATGGTCCACATCTCCTCGAACGTCGGGACCAAGCTGTTCCGGGTCGAGATCCAGCGCGACGAGGAGGCGGTGCCGGTGCTGCAGGCGGCCCGGCGCCAGGTGGTCGAGGCCGGCGCCGCCGGCAAGGTCGACGAGGGCGAGCAGCTGATGGCGGCGGTCGCCCGCGCCAAGGCCGCCCGCGGCCGGGCCGCGCAGGTGCCGGGCAAGGCGGCGCAGCAGGCCCGCGCGGCCGACCCCGAGGCCAAGGTCGAGACCGTGCGCCGCGACAAGCCCAAGGTCGGCCGCAACGATCCGTGCCCGTGCGGCTCGGGCAAGAAGTACAAGAAGTGTCACGGCAAGGACGAGGCCGAGGCCGCGGCGGAGTGA